CAACACTAAAGACTGTGTATTAGCAGTTAGTTGTACTCCTGGTATATTCCACCATTACTCCTGCAAAGACAAAGACACCTGCCCAGTCTATTCTACTCTATTGCAATCCATCCTCTCTAGTCTTCACTCTCTTCTTTACACAGCTCTCACTTCTAAAAATACTGAAACCTTGCTGGATATGGGTGGGTTTAAGTGTGAGTATGAGAACAATGCACAgcatacccaagaaaaataatgcataaattacagcattaaaaagctttcaagaatacaaagtcctcacttaatgtcataGGTTCTAGGAAACTGACTTTAGGTCCCCGAATAACATTTTTTCGTTCAGTGTTGTTATGTTATAatgttgatgcaaaaaaaaaagttttgctgtAATTTTGCGTAAAGTCACAGTTTATAAGAACCTACTGataatgttaagtgaggacttactgtaattGTGTTtacgtttttttaaatttaaagatggcacataaacatatatttagttcCACTTGTTCTCCAAAACCTcactaaaaaggaaacaaagggttaaaaaaatatattttttaacagaaataaggtctcactatgttgcccaggctagtctcaaactcctgagctcaagtgatcctccctccttggcctcccaaaatgctaggattacaggcatgagttactatgcccagcctggaatttttttcttaaaaggaataaaccacatggacaaaaagaaaagtagagagatgagaaaataacAGCCAACTCTTGGTTAGCAATGGAAAAACAGGACCAGATATCTCTGTAAGGAGGGGTgaagaaacaactaaaaacaaGAAGACTGGTATAATGTCTATAGAAAAAGCAGACAGACACTCAGATGCCCTCTCTTACTTTTCACAGTTGGCCAAGTGCCTTTTCTCTATCCCAGGAGAAGACTTTAAGGTTTACTCTCCAAAAAGGGTAGTAACAGAGAATCTCTGGATAAGGAAAATACCAGGACGAATCCTACATAGCTCAGTTATAAGTAACAATTTTTTAGTGACAACAATATAAACACTGACTACAGATCTATCCAAAATTATGCAATAACTATACAGGGATGATGAGGAGGCCGAACTGATATGGAGACAGGAGGCATATGAggtgggagcagaggaggagtaaacttgaaaataatctgTCCTCattgatcttagtgggaaagtcAGCTGAAGATGCCTAAAACCGAGAACTCATGAAACACAAGTCATAAGCGTGATACTTAGGGAGACAAGAAGGAAAATACCAAAAGAATCAGCTAAGAGTTTAATTTCCTCAGAGtgtgaagaaaatgaaagcaggatgagcagggcagggaagggcaggggtAACTGCCTTGTACAAAAAGTCTTGGAGAACTAGAGCTCAAACCATGTGCAGgtataaactatatttaaaaacagcacactaaagaaaaacagaaaaccaggacCATTAGCTATAGGTTAGAAGCAAGTTTACCATGAGGATAACGAAACTTAATCTTCAAGCCTAATATAAGTGTTAACAACTGACAGGAGTTGTACAATGTTCTAGATAGGGAGGGAAAACTCAGTAGCAATCAAGAAACATTTCAATATAAATTGCCTAAAGATgtcttagaaaaactagaaaacttcTAGTAGTTTATTGTGATCTTTCATTCTAAATAATCACTTTTGTACCTGCAAAATCTGTATGTTACATTTAATTCAAGCTTTCATTCagcaaaatattaaatgtcaTGTACTCTATCATTGAAGACATATAAAAGacactatttcttaaaatgtaaaaaatggaaaaatattccagaagCATTGTTAAATGACAAAGCAATGTCAGAGAATGAGGATAAACACTGTGCCAGTtatgtaaaacacacacataaagactAGTATTTTCCAACCAGTATATTGTACCCCAggatattacatttttcttttatcatcagagaaaagatatttttctaaagCATATTATTAGATAAAATGACCCTTAGcatgaataaaaatgagttaaaactttctgaTCATTTGAGTCAGGCACTATTATACATACTTTATATTTACCaagtatttactattttaacaCCCTCATAAGGGAGTTTCTACTGTAAtcccatttcacaaataagaaagCCGGAGCATCAAGAGATTAAGAACCTTGCAtagggccacacagctagtatgtgGAGAAGACGGAACTGGAGTCCAGGCTTTAGCCCCTTTAGCCTCTAAGGCTGTATTGCCTCTCAAACAACTAATTATAGAAAATCAACCCTTTGAATATGACACAGATAAGAACCTTATTCAATACTAAACCCAGCTCACATACAAACCTGGGCTACAGACAACAAACAGCTAAATAGCTCCATCCTCCTGAGAAACACTGTGCATAGAGATGAGACTCTCACACTGTTCGCTGTCTTCTGgaactcttaagaaaaaaaaaagcaataattaagGAAAGCTTTAGAGCTGAAAAGGAACCTCAAACCTTATTTATTCCATTGGCTGAAGCTATGTGGACAGGATGCAAGTCAGTGGCAGAACCAACACTAGGATAAAATTTCCCAAGAACTTGTCCCAAGttagcgttttttgtttttgttttttaaataagagatagggtctcactttttgttttttaaataagagacagggtatcactttgtcacccaggctaaagtgtagtggtgctattatagttcactgcagctttgaattcctgggctcaagtgatcctcctacctcagcctcccaagtagcttgggactacaggtatatgccttcgtgtctgggtaattttttttttaattttcttagagacagggtcttgatatgttgcccaggctggtcttgagctccagaGTCACTGGAACCAAGTTCTTTTTATAGCAAAATGTAAAAAGctttcattcttaaaaagaaagaaattggaaagaaaaactgaggcaatACTATTCTATCATGAATTATGTTCAAACCAATAAAAGTTTTCTATATTTAAGTTTGTTACGGCAAAACAGTAAACCTTTTGGTATTACCTGtgaatcatattttttttaaaaaaaatgtagttactaggcaggcaaatcacttgtggtcgggaattcaaggccagcctggccaacacggtgaaacctgcctctattaaaaatacaaaaattagctgggcatggtggtgcacgcctgtaatcccagctactcaggaggctgaggcaggagaatcacttgaatccaggaggcagaggttgcagtgagctgagatcgtgccattgcactccaggctgggctacagagcaagactctgtcaagaaagagaaaaaaagaagagaagaaagaaagagggaaagaaaaggaaagaaaaagagagagaaagaaaaagaaagaaagaagaaagaaagagaaagaatcttaTTACCCAAAAgatctaaacaaattattttcatctgcCGTAACATATAAGTTATCATCTTTCAATAATTCCTCACAAAATCTCTAAAAGCTAGGCCAGCATGATGCAATTCTCAGTTATCTagcaaacactatttttaaaaatgtgtattgggACTAAACGTACCTCTGAATTCgatgttttctgcatataaaagcaaatattcttCTGATTCCCACCATCACAGGATCCCAATTATTATAATCGCATAGGAgagttacaataaaaaatgaaaaaaatacagggaTAGCTCCTgcaaaaaataaccaagaaaactgcacctaaaaataaaagatagaggAAAAAACACACCCACAATTATCATTAAGGCAATTTTCCCCTTCAGTGTAAGTTTTCTATTTGTGAAAACTAGCAGGAATAAGAACAATGGGAAGACAAAATTAAACACTGACAATGTATTAagtgtattattattaaataagaattCAAGACTTCAACTTACTATTCCATGTACCTAAATTACCAACAACAATAGTTCTTGCTTGGAAAATAGGCTAAAGGAAAGCCAAGAAAGCATACTTTCCATTTATAGGCATTGTACACTTAGAGTAGAGATATACAGTATGAAACTTTGCTCCTGCACACCATGTTGCTCATTTCTTCTTCACTGTTTGCTGCCTAGTCTCAAGTGGGTCTCTCTCCCTCAGTTTCTGAAGTcatcttcaaaaaatgtatattttcgtAAAAAGTTACAGTTGTAGTATGCTGTGTATGCTACAGTCCTTATGACAGTACCAAAAACAAATTAAGTGCAAATTTGACACTCAAAACTCGCTTATctagtaataaatgaaaaaagctcaaaatgaaataatgaccaaataaaataaagaaaaaaatagaaatatttttactaaggAATGTTAGCCAGAGAAGACAAGCAACAAGACAAGCCTCATCAGTGATGTCAACAAGTCTGATCCTCCAATCCATCATTTATCAGGgttgtcaagaaaataaaaaatatctgtaaGTAGGGTGGAGGtattaaaatcaaaaagaaaaaaataagaaaaacaaatatataaataaaaagaaaataaaaaataatgagatgccatccaaaacaaaactcattcTTCCCTTTCACTAGTTCACTTTCACCATCTAGACTCAGCTAAAGATCAGAAACGATTGTCAAAGAAGACTACACTGATCAACCACTGAGACTTAAGTGTAACACACAGgaggtttgctttaaaaataatgatgaaaatagtaacttctatctataaaatagggaaggAAAACTGTGTTTGCCCtctttgagaattaaaaaaaaaaaaaaaagggcatggaATCATAGGTAAGACTCCCTCTGGTGGAAAACATATACTATTCCATTTCATAGCACCATTAGTCAGAGTAAACGAGTTTTGTGAGCATAATGTCTTTTATGAGGGAACTCACAATGCAtaacataagaaaaataactgACAAATTTTAACACGCATGCCCTATTTCTATGGTATTCATATACAATGACTGAGTCAGCCTAAGAACACCCCGGAAAGAATAGTCATTAAACTGAAAAGCCTTCATTTAGTTATGAAATTaccaatatattttaacatattcctGGAATATTTGCCAGAATGACTAATAATCAGGAAAAACCATGCTGCATTTAAATTATCCAAGATCAGAAAAGGTATTAAGAAGTTATAAATAATGAgattaaaaatgtagatatagttgatagaattatttcatgaatattCAACTAAAAACCTTATTTCATAACTGAATCAAAGCAAACTTAATAAAGATAGATAAAGCCCTAGAAGACTTTAGAAGGCAAGTTCACTTTCCACAATGTAGCTGTTTATATGTTGTCTCATAATAAAAAACTTCTAATTTGATTTCCAACAAGCTAAGACAAAAGAAATGAAGCCATTTAttacaacaaagaaaattacctatgtaaacaaaaatttttttctaattcctaaaTATATCTGAATATCAAATAGAATATGATCAAGGATGCTTTctattatataaaatgattataaatagatttaaataacCAATTTGTTTCAAGCACAATGTTAATAAATGCTAACATTTCAGAAGctatatataaatacagttaGCTAATTAaacctaaaaaccctagaaaagtaGATTTCTCTTATCATGTTTGTGTTACAGTTCTGGACACACACTGCTGCTTTTTCCAGATGGAATCTCCCTAACCTCAATCCTGACACCAACACACAGCCTGCTCCTTTAACTGACTGCCCAGTTCTAGATATGAAGACAATCAAGAACACCAAATCTTTTCTTGATTGTCTTCATATCCAGAACTGGGCAATCAGTTAAAGTTtggttatgtttttataattaattacatGTGCATACATTTCCCCGTTTTGTCTTTACcctaaaatactttattaaacaAATTGTAACCATTATTGTTTGTAATGATAATTATGAAATGACTAATCATTTAATACAATTAGGTCCCCTGtgactattttcttaaaaattcctgAACATTAAGCTGCAATTTTTTTCAATCTAcgaaagcttttgtttttaaaatatcagtacaaTAAAGATGATTTACACAGTAGTCTACCAAAATCCTCTAACAAGTAGCACCTTCCCAGTTTCACAACCAGTTTGGTTCATATTCAGGATTATGACCTGAAGATGAAGAAGGGCCTAGATATTACTTAAATCTATAAAAGAATGATGTGTAATAATGTGCAATGTTAGTGTTATATAGAATATCCACATTCTTTGAAAATGCAAGTTATGTAAGATAATTAATTCTCAattaaggaaagaatctcagttCTTTAACCATGACAAATAAGAATTTACTGACCataaaagaaagttaaatatcagtaaagaattattttataaataaagaggaTATACAGCACTaagcatattttgcttttatctttttttttttttttgagatggagtcttgttctgttgcccaggctggagcgcagtggcatgatcttggctcactgcaacctctgcctcccgggttcaagtgattctcctgcctcagcctcccaagtagctgggattacaggtgcctgccatcacacccagctaatttttgtattgttagtagagacggggtttcaccatgctggccaggctggtctcgaactcctaacatcaagtgatctgcctgcctcggcctcccaagtgctgggattacaggcatgagccactgtgcctggctaagacctagagaaaaataggtttaaattTTTGATTATTGCTTGTACACATTATAAGCCTTTGGGCCTTGaagtatttccctcttcaaattatattagactaaaacacacatacacacacacacacacacacacacacacacacttctgtgACTTAGTAGTTGCAGTTAAAAGTTAAATGCCTACATATACTGAACTGTGTGATAAATGGCTATGCTCCATCTTTCAGTGCTGGGCAACAGCATACCTCTGTTCTTCCTGCTACACTCAGGAGCACTGAATAAACTCTTCCCTTCTAGGCTGCTGGCAGCAACATCCCAGATTCTCTTTTCTGTGGTGTTAGCATTGCCAATATTTATCACGAGAATCCCCACATCCATACTAGGCCTTCAGAGAAAAGGGATGGGATACCCACTCTGCTGAGTCCAGAGAGAGATGGCTAACTTTTACTGCAAACAGCATGATTCCTGTGCTGCTCATTCAGCACAGTGTGAAGGAGCCTGTGACAGGGTTTATCGCAGAAACTAAAACGCTTGTATGATAAAATGTGACTTACCAAAGAACATCTGGAACAGAATCAGCTCAAAAACTGGAGAACTACATATGAAGATGATGCCCTTAACTtagaaatttagggaaaaaatggaaaagctaaaaatggaaattatctatttcttcggtactttctatatttctatgtaGTAAAGCACCTTGGGAGAGAAAGCATCAagtattatttatgtattgtaTCCttataatttaatcacatctcaactttcattaggtttgttttaataACACACCTAAAATATCTATGAATAATAGTTTCCTTACCTTTTGCATACACATGTCAGCTATTATGGACAGAGGTATTGTAAGGCTTAGTGCAAGTGTGCCTATCAATGATGAGGTAAGAAAGCAGCCcctaaaaaaaagataatatacatttctatatttaaaaaattaaacaaccaaagaaaaacactgaacaaaGACTTTCTATCCTATAATATAGGCCTGTGAGATCAGGAGCAAAGATAAGAGGCTAGGATggattgaaacataaaatataataaagttattaagatgattctcaaagtttttcttcaaatattaaaaatacaaatatataagtataaaaagctcaaaatattttatgctattttcaaGATCTGTTTGCAGATATTATTCAACTTTGGGTGTATAGCttacatttcattaatttttttaaaaaactgttgaacAGTTATTACAGTTTTGTGATGATTTGTagataacaaagaaaacagcattaTTAACATTGCAGGACAATACTTCACACATAGACTTTAAGGAAGTGATAAGCCAACATGTGATTCTGTCACCAGGCAAAAATGTCTCACCTTCATGAACACTAAAATCATGTTACTCTTTTGATTTGGCttggcataaaaaaagaaagacttgaatattcttaaaaaatattttcgtgttgttttccatttttctaacaatTGTCCTAACCAAAAGCTAAGTAAGCTCTTTATTTTCACCTTGAATTATCAATGTGGgtatgaaattttgaaatatctatctGCATACAATTTTgttgaattgaaagaaaatattacaccCAATGGAGACAGATGAGCCATTTATAAAGACTGATAATTTGGGCAtataaggagaaaatgaattATAAGCCAAGATAAAACCATAATGTATATCGTTAGGACTACAGATCCATGGAAGTTATAGGCAAGTAAAATCTAGCTCAGTATATGTCAGAATTAATAATGCTGTCCTGCAATAAAAGGGGCTATCTCTCAATAAAGTGTCACTAGAAGTAATGAACAGAGGCTGAACAACGAGTCCTTATTGATGAGGTAAAGGAAACAAGTACTTGTGGTTCCCACTACTTAGCTGCTCTGCGAAAAGAGCATTCGGGGTCAAATACAGCATATGTTCTTGGATGTTTATCATGCAGAGTACTATAATAaaaaacctgggaggtagaattaTAAAGCCTGTTTGACTTAATCCAGCTGTTAAGGTGGATCCAATTTAGCTAAAGGCTAAATAAAGCCTTTTGTCATCTGTTAATAGTTAAGGTTAAAAAAATCGAGTATCTAAAATGTACATaactaaagatgaaaaaattaatgagcaaatggattatgattttaaagaattttagatCAGCAAAGGAGTTTAGATAAGAACATAAATTACTACAATACAAAGTAAGTCTTTAAGTATTACACAAAAGAGAGTGATATGGGGGATACCAAGAAAATAGGTATTTCTTAACTGGGCAGGGAGACACAGCACTATAGGCAGAGCATTAaggaagactccacaaaaaagtcTATTTCTGTTGCAGTCTTTTGCAAGGGAAAACTAGTTAACAGTTTCAATGGGTatgtaataaaattcattttattcacttatgttttattcattctattcatttcaaatttctattaaataaaaataggactAAGTATAAAGCTCTGTTATTTGAAAGGTCTCTCAAACTCCATACATGATACTGTCTTCAAactattttaagtttattatcgCATATCAGTATATTGGATATACAGCATATCAAAGTATGTTAACATCTCAAATCAATCACAGTTTAAGGTTTACATATCTGGCTCACCCATATGAAAGgtcctgaaaataaataaaacaaaaacacctatgAACAAGCAAACAGATATTCCAAAGCCTCTTAAATAagcaccatctcctggattctcaACTAGAACTCATGCACTCATACTTGGCACACATACCTCATATGCTTGGATATCCATTAGATAATGACTACTTTCATTTGCATAATACTccactttctaaaacatttttacagatttacaccattcatattcattctttccttcaacaagtatttattgagctccttctGTGGACAAGGTACTACTCTAGAATGGGCACacagaagttaaaaaacaaagtccctgctctAGTGGAGTTAAAGTATTCAGTTGTATGTGTGTTGCAGAATGGGGTGCACAGGAAGGGCCACCAGCAAACAGACAAATATAAACgcttaaaatatgcaaaaattaatcaaCGGATAATAATTGGAGAATAAACAGTACATACCACAACCACAGGAACTCTGAGAGTACTGTTCCAATAAGGCCATTAATGATAATGCACATTAATACTACTTTATTGGGAAACTCGAAGTCCTCAAATCCAGTataatgaagtaaaaagaaaCCTGGCCATAAGAGCAGCAGATTAAACAAACCTACAAAACCTGAACATGTATAAAAGAGACCAGagttaaaattgatttatttctattttccaagCTTATTAACTCTAAAATCAAAATTAGATTTTGCACaaaagcactctgggaggtttcCTTAGCTAAAActtctgttggtttgtttttaagtcaGTCCTGTGAATAGCtcaacaccattaaaaaaaaactgtctgaAGCAACTGGTGATCACTCAGTTCAACTATCCACATTGTATGGGAGCAACTACTATGGAATAAACCACTTAGGACAACTCAACAAGAAGGGTTGTTAACCTTAGCTACTGATAATAtagtgccctagaacttaaaagaaataactggtatgtatgtgtttgtgtactcAGCCTAAATTAATTTTGAGGAATTAGATGGTTTGCTCTCTGATTCAATTATTTATGTCCAAAACACTTGTGCTTTGCGAGCAATAATGGAAGAAGGTTCCAAAGGAGATAAAACTCTTGGTTCCTGCATTCCCAGACCTCTAACTAGTTAGTGAGAAAGTATGTACACACAAAGAGCTATTCAACTTATGAGCAAAGTACCACTGACTAGTTATTAAGGAAAGCCATCCCACATAGTGGTTAAGTGTGTGCTCGGCAGTCTGACTGCCTGGGTCCAATCCCAGCTCTATATATCACTCAATAGTAGTGCAAGCCTTatacctctttaagcctcagttttccaatctataagcataaaataacatttaataatatttaattaggtTTCTGGGAAGATTagacaaaacacataaaatatagcatagtatctggcacatggtaagcacttaGTAAAAGTTAGCTaatattattatagaaattaagtttatatatgactatatacatgtaaaagtaaagaatataaagaaaaaagattacaattctataataaattttgttgtacTTCCTATACAGTTTATGTCACAAATTTGCTATATGATTTATGTAACTATACagctttcttaaaagaaaattaaattacagtAGATATATAATGGATACTTACTATGTCACCTAAATAATAAACCAGTCATTAGGATGCCTAGTTAAATCTTAACAGGGCAGGAGCACCCACTCTCTGTCTGATGCTAAAGACTCACAGCCACCCCACTTCTGTGAAGGGGGGCAAataagtctgcctttcccagcaagttcccaccctccactccaccccatcttCTGCAGCTCATGACTAACTGATGGAGGCTTTACGAGGCCAGCCATCACGACTCAAGGCCCAGACATATTAGCTGCTCTCCCTCTGCTCCCCGCCTCAGTACCTGCAATGAATTGGGCCAAACCTCAGTTATACTTGTGCGCCACATGGTTCTTTCCCCCCCTTCGCTATCTTGCTTCCTTCACTGCAAGTTTTTCCTTCAGTGAACTCCCCACAAAAAATCACCCACACAAATTCCCCATCTCATATCCTGTTTTAGGGAGCCCAACtattatggtttggctctgtgtccccacccaaatctcatcttgacttgtaatccccacgtgtcagggagggacctggtgggaagtgactggatcatgggggtggtttcccccatgctgttcccatcatagtgagttcttacaagatttgatggttttaaagtgtttggcagttccctcttctcaagttctctctctcttgccagtgtgtaaaacatgccttgcttccccttcaccttacgtcatgattgtaagtttcctgaggcctccccagccatgcagaactgtgagtcaattaaacctcttttgtttataaattacccagtctcaggtagttctttatagcagtgtgaaaacagactaatacaccaacttacatctattgattaaaaaaacaacaacaaaagaacacaTATACAGCAAGGACACATGACCTAAAATGCTTAAATAACATTACAAAGTTGTTTTAATGAAACACCAAAATGTGGCATTACCAAGATCTAAATCTATTTTCTAGTCCCTGAAGTGCTGAGTCTATGAAATCCCACATAAATTAACATCCTTTGACCTAGAGACAAAAGTCCCAATGACCCCACCTATTCCCTCGACTGACCAGAATCTGGCGCCACATGCCTTTCTATTCTTCTTCCACAAAGCGAAGTTCCAGCACAATCATTCAGATCTACTCACTGCTCCCTGTTAAGCCTCTGCTCACACTCCCTTGCCTGAAGAGCCCCCAACATCCCAATCCTAACTTCTCCAAATCCTGTCTATTCTAAAGCCCAGGGCAGATCAATATTGCTTTACATATCACATCACATATGAACAGGACCAACACAAGCCA
The Gorilla gorilla gorilla isolate KB3781 chromosome 10, NHGRI_mGorGor1-v2.1_pri, whole genome shotgun sequence genome window above contains:
- the LOC129525641 gene encoding solute carrier family 35 member F5-like, with amino-acid sequence MKAASEALQTQLSTDTKKDKHRLFTLILAAVFPSNSGDRFTLSKLLAVILSIGGVVLVNLSGSEKSAGRDTIGSIWSLAGAMLYAVYIVMIKRKVDREDKLDIPMFFGFVGLFNLLLLWPGFFLLHYTGFEDFEFPNKVVLMCIIINGLIGTVLSEFLWLWGCFLTSSLIGTLALSLTIPLSIIADMCMQKVQFSWLFFAGAIPVFFSFFIVTLLCDYNNWDPVMVGIRRIFAFICRKHRIQRVPEDSEQCESLISMHSVSQEDGAI